The Coregonus clupeaformis isolate EN_2021a chromosome 20, ASM2061545v1, whole genome shotgun sequence genome contains a region encoding:
- the LOC121533572 gene encoding uncharacterized protein LOC121533572 isoform X2, which translates to MYVLANESSVALYRLQEHVRESLPELVLQKTDMQLWEEQSQGAIYTVEYACRCPSLRGIGKTSLVLARLRDLTLQCSEKHDKQQPALQKHRWAPPSSHQHEGTDQHLPEAQREKNNRSRSAKGGRREAHLWDMMIMTLWHCSEAQFPLKGSCGVRGSSTVHYNVALPLTSTRHSPEWKANGFDLPGPALRHVSNALLSKTPLLWPLCINQLKGL; encoded by the exons ATGTACGTGTTGGCTAACGAGTCATCAGTGGCTCTTTATCGACTGCAAGAGCACGTTAGAGAGTCCCTTCCAGAACTAGTATTACAAAAA ACAGATATGCAGCTCTGGGAGGAGCAAAGCCAAGGAGCAATCTACACTGTAGAATATGCATGCAG GTGCCCGTCTTTGCGAGGCAtaggaaaaacctccctggtccttgctcgactgagggaccttacactACAG TGCAGTGAAAAGCATGACAAACAGCAGCCTGCACTTCAAAAGCATCGATGGGCTCCTCCGTCAAGCCATCAGCATGAAGGAACAGATCAGCATCTCCCAGAGGCGCAG CGGGAGAAGAACAACAGATCCAGGAGTGctaaaggagggaggagagaagcacACCTCTGGGATATGATGATAATGACGTTGTGGCATTGCAGTGAGGCTCAGTTCCCTCTGAAAGGGAGCTGTGGGGTCAGGGGGTCATCTACGGTCCATTACAATGTTGCACTGCCTCTCACCTCAACTAGGCACTCACCTGAATGGAAAGCCAACGGCTTTGACTTGCCAGGACCTGCCTTAAGACACGTCAGTAATGCACTTCTGTCAAAGACGCCATTGTTATGGCCCTTGTGTATCAATCAGCTGAAGGGACTCTGA
- the LOC121533572 gene encoding BLOC-1-related complex subunit 8 isoform X5, protein MVIAAGSEKLTDSMYVLANESSVALYRLQEHVRESLPELVLQKTDMQLWEEQSQGAIYTVEYACSAVKSMTNSSLHFKSIDGLLRQAISMKEQISISQRRSGRRTTDPGVLKEGGEKHTSGI, encoded by the exons ATGGTTATCGCTGCAGGGTCTGAAAAACTAACTGATAGCATGTACGTGTTGGCTAACGAGTCATCAGTGGCTCTTTATCGACTGCAAGAGCACGTTAGAGAGTCCCTTCCAGAACTAGTATTACAAAAA ACAGATATGCAGCTCTGGGAGGAGCAAAGCCAAGGAGCAATCTACACTGTAGAATATGCATGCAG TGCAGTGAAAAGCATGACAAACAGCAGCCTGCACTTCAAAAGCATCGATGGGCTCCTCCGTCAAGCCATCAGCATGAAGGAACAGATCAGCATCTCCCAGAGGCGCAG CGGGAGAAGAACAACAGATCCAGGAGTGctaaaggagggaggagagaagcacACCTCTGGGATATGA
- the LOC121533572 gene encoding uncharacterized protein LOC121533572 isoform X4, translated as MEDQEIQLKVKRCPSLRGIGKTSLVLARLRDLTLQCSEKHDKQQPALQKHRWAPPSSHQHEGTDQHLPEAQREKNNRSRSAKGGRREAHLWDMMIMTLWHCSEAQFPLKGSCGVRGSSTVHYNVALPLTSTRHSPEWKANGFDLPGPALRHVSNALLSKTPLLWPLCINQLKGL; from the exons ATGGAGGACCAGGAGATTCAACTGAAAGTTAAGAG GTGCCCGTCTTTGCGAGGCAtaggaaaaacctccctggtccttgctcgactgagggaccttacactACAG TGCAGTGAAAAGCATGACAAACAGCAGCCTGCACTTCAAAAGCATCGATGGGCTCCTCCGTCAAGCCATCAGCATGAAGGAACAGATCAGCATCTCCCAGAGGCGCAG CGGGAGAAGAACAACAGATCCAGGAGTGctaaaggagggaggagagaagcacACCTCTGGGATATGATGATAATGACGTTGTGGCATTGCAGTGAGGCTCAGTTCCCTCTGAAAGGGAGCTGTGGGGTCAGGGGGTCATCTACGGTCCATTACAATGTTGCACTGCCTCTCACCTCAACTAGGCACTCACCTGAATGGAAAGCCAACGGCTTTGACTTGCCAGGACCTGCCTTAAGACACGTCAGTAATGCACTTCTGTCAAAGACGCCATTGTTATGGCCCTTGTGTATCAATCAGCTGAAGGGACTCTGA
- the LOC121533572 gene encoding uncharacterized protein LOC121533572 isoform X1: MVIAAGSEKLTDSMYVLANESSVALYRLQEHVRESLPELVLQKTDMQLWEEQSQGAIYTVEYACRCPSLRGIGKTSLVLARLRDLTLQCSEKHDKQQPALQKHRWAPPSSHQHEGTDQHLPEAQREKNNRSRSAKGGRREAHLWDMMIMTLWHCSEAQFPLKGSCGVRGSSTVHYNVALPLTSTRHSPEWKANGFDLPGPALRHVSNALLSKTPLLWPLCINQLKGL, translated from the exons ATGGTTATCGCTGCAGGGTCTGAAAAACTAACTGATAGCATGTACGTGTTGGCTAACGAGTCATCAGTGGCTCTTTATCGACTGCAAGAGCACGTTAGAGAGTCCCTTCCAGAACTAGTATTACAAAAA ACAGATATGCAGCTCTGGGAGGAGCAAAGCCAAGGAGCAATCTACACTGTAGAATATGCATGCAG GTGCCCGTCTTTGCGAGGCAtaggaaaaacctccctggtccttgctcgactgagggaccttacactACAG TGCAGTGAAAAGCATGACAAACAGCAGCCTGCACTTCAAAAGCATCGATGGGCTCCTCCGTCAAGCCATCAGCATGAAGGAACAGATCAGCATCTCCCAGAGGCGCAG CGGGAGAAGAACAACAGATCCAGGAGTGctaaaggagggaggagagaagcacACCTCTGGGATATGATGATAATGACGTTGTGGCATTGCAGTGAGGCTCAGTTCCCTCTGAAAGGGAGCTGTGGGGTCAGGGGGTCATCTACGGTCCATTACAATGTTGCACTGCCTCTCACCTCAACTAGGCACTCACCTGAATGGAAAGCCAACGGCTTTGACTTGCCAGGACCTGCCTTAAGACACGTCAGTAATGCACTTCTGTCAAAGACGCCATTGTTATGGCCCTTGTGTATCAATCAGCTGAAGGGACTCTGA
- the LOC121533571 gene encoding transmembrane protein 221-like isoform X1: protein MTYVYSQRSLMVLSSLGILSGIMSLLSVILIFQIQSQQIAVKESPPKISIMPTNVWEVLMPVSTVLSTLSLTLNLSSVMVCLLHSYFTTEICRGEEDTERADWFLLHSQAVRHVAIGLFCLGVSVYLAAMSIYMLLVFEVETGIASACVLASGILILLVIVIHSLVKAARTAQHYHGGEYTDTLYQNQHSGCTPAVRHGELQDGDKPRRHRNNSQLHRQLSYPPCTDPKQHHQHHSPSHVPQSHGSDKEGYSSGGSGGGSRMHRTLSTESGPLQSPSTPWNGINNEMRSVLARKSGASSKDSTLV, encoded by the exons ATGACGTACGTTTATAGCCAGCGGTCTTTGATGGTCCTGTCTTCATTAGGGATCCTGTCTGGGATTATGTCTCTGCTATCAGTCATTCTGATTTTCCAGATACAATCACAACAGATTGCTGTGAAGGAATCTCCCCCCAAAATCTCCATCATGCCAACTAATGTTTGGGAAGTGCTGATGCCAGTGTCTACagtgctctctactctctctctcacgctcaaTTTGAGCTCCGTCATGGTCTGCCTTCTGCATAGCTACTTTACAACCGAGATATGCAGAGGAGAAGAAGATACAGAAAG AGCAGACTGGTTCCTATTGCATAGCCAAGCTGTCCGACATGTGGCCATTGGATTATTTTGCCTTGGGGTTTCAGTATACTTAGCAG ctatgTCCATCTACATGCTGCTGGTGTTTGAGGTAGAGACAGGCATCGCCAGCGCATGCGTACTGGCCTCAGGCATCCTGATTCTGCTGGTGATCGTGATTCACTCACTGGTCAAAGCTGCCCGCACCGCCCAACACTACCACGGTGGGGAGTACACTGACACCCTGTATCAGAACCAGCACAGCGGGTGCACCCCCGCCGTCCGCCACGGCGAGCTCCAAGACGGGGACAAACCCAGGAGGCACCGCAACAACTCCCAACTCCACCGACAGTTGTCCTACCCTCCATGTACTGACCCAAAGCAGCATCACCAGCATCATTCCCCATCCCACGTCCCACAGAGCCACGGCAGTGACAAGGAGGGCTACAGTAGTGGTGGGAGTGGGGGTGGCTCGAGAATGCACAGGACCCTGTCGACAGAGTCAGGGCCGCTGCAGTCTCCGTCTACGCCATGGAATGGCATTAACAATGAGATGAGGAGCGTGCTGGCCCGCAAGTCAGGAGCCTCCAGTAAAGACTCTACTCTAGTGTGA
- the LOC121533571 gene encoding transmembrane protein 221-like isoform X2: protein MSIYMLLVFEVETGIASACVLASGILILLVIVIHSLVKAARTAQHYHGGEYTDTLYQNQHSGCTPAVRHGELQDGDKPRRHRNNSQLHRQLSYPPCTDPKQHHQHHSPSHVPQSHGSDKEGYSSGGSGGGSRMHRTLSTESGPLQSPSTPWNGINNEMRSVLARKSGASSKDSTLV from the coding sequence atgTCCATCTACATGCTGCTGGTGTTTGAGGTAGAGACAGGCATCGCCAGCGCATGCGTACTGGCCTCAGGCATCCTGATTCTGCTGGTGATCGTGATTCACTCACTGGTCAAAGCTGCCCGCACCGCCCAACACTACCACGGTGGGGAGTACACTGACACCCTGTATCAGAACCAGCACAGCGGGTGCACCCCCGCCGTCCGCCACGGCGAGCTCCAAGACGGGGACAAACCCAGGAGGCACCGCAACAACTCCCAACTCCACCGACAGTTGTCCTACCCTCCATGTACTGACCCAAAGCAGCATCACCAGCATCATTCCCCATCCCACGTCCCACAGAGCCACGGCAGTGACAAGGAGGGCTACAGTAGTGGTGGGAGTGGGGGTGGCTCGAGAATGCACAGGACCCTGTCGACAGAGTCAGGGCCGCTGCAGTCTCCGTCTACGCCATGGAATGGCATTAACAATGAGATGAGGAGCGTGCTGGCCCGCAAGTCAGGAGCCTCCAGTAAAGACTCTACTCTAGTGTGA
- the LOC121533572 gene encoding uncharacterized protein LOC121533572 isoform X3 has protein sequence MQLWEEQSQGAIYTVEYACRCPSLRGIGKTSLVLARLRDLTLQCSEKHDKQQPALQKHRWAPPSSHQHEGTDQHLPEAQREKNNRSRSAKGGRREAHLWDMMIMTLWHCSEAQFPLKGSCGVRGSSTVHYNVALPLTSTRHSPEWKANGFDLPGPALRHVSNALLSKTPLLWPLCINQLKGL, from the exons ATGCAGCTCTGGGAGGAGCAAAGCCAAGGAGCAATCTACACTGTAGAATATGCATGCAG GTGCCCGTCTTTGCGAGGCAtaggaaaaacctccctggtccttgctcgactgagggaccttacactACAG TGCAGTGAAAAGCATGACAAACAGCAGCCTGCACTTCAAAAGCATCGATGGGCTCCTCCGTCAAGCCATCAGCATGAAGGAACAGATCAGCATCTCCCAGAGGCGCAG CGGGAGAAGAACAACAGATCCAGGAGTGctaaaggagggaggagagaagcacACCTCTGGGATATGATGATAATGACGTTGTGGCATTGCAGTGAGGCTCAGTTCCCTCTGAAAGGGAGCTGTGGGGTCAGGGGGTCATCTACGGTCCATTACAATGTTGCACTGCCTCTCACCTCAACTAGGCACTCACCTGAATGGAAAGCCAACGGCTTTGACTTGCCAGGACCTGCCTTAAGACACGTCAGTAATGCACTTCTGTCAAAGACGCCATTGTTATGGCCCTTGTGTATCAATCAGCTGAAGGGACTCTGA